Below is a genomic region from Belonocnema kinseyi isolate 2016_QV_RU_SX_M_011 chromosome 4, B_treatae_v1, whole genome shotgun sequence.
AAGCAAAGAAATTGTCGGTCTGACGAGATTAACAGCTTGTCAttacataataaattgtttcatttttgttttcatcgtaaattattcaataaaagaaCAGTCCAATAACTACTTATAAgatgatttccatttttttcgaatgtcCGATCAGACAGATGACGGGCAATCGGTCAGATGACCGAAGCATTCGGCGTCATTTGACGTCACTCCCCATATCTAGGCGCCACTCTGGCTGTTTGCCACTGTCGGCAAGCAGAGGTATGAAAAGTACTTAATTTTTTGCTGCGTACGTCGTCTGCATCTGCTTTTACCGGCCTTCTTGATTGTTGACATCTGACATGTTATCTCGATACATTATGTAAATTTCAAGAGTtacatacaattttataatttacctAATGTAGCCACAATATATGCAGTCTGAAGTCACGTTTATTACTGTAATATCTAATACGAGacaagttcaaaaaatgtaaacattgaaTAAACTATACAAGTGTACATTACTGTAGGTACAGAATATGCGTTAAATTTGAGTAGAAAAGTTTATATACTTGATAACATTAAATACATACAgcgatataatttttcaactaatataaaAAGCAATGTTGAAGCGAGATTGGAAAAAATCCTTGCGAACGCCGCACATTTATAAAGTAGGAAATAATACCTTCAGGATTcaaaaacaattaatagtttttattgtGATATTCGCAGGGTTGACATTTATATACATTTGTCCTTCTATGTACCATGCTATTTGTTTTCATCCTGTTGATTCTTCTGTACCTTTGTGTCGTTTTTACAAATATAACAAAACCTATCCTATTACGAGACCAGTTGAAACAACCAACGGTGTAAACTATAAGATAGCAATAATTAGTGACCTTGACGAGCgatcgaaaaatttacaaaaaaaagatgtgtGGTATAGCATTTTGAAAACAGGCCATCTTTTGTGGGTACCTTTAACAAACACACTCTCTGTGACATGGGATAATCAAGATGTTATTTTATCATCATCATTGGCCATGGGAGGACGGGGTATGGAGTTTTCGGAACTGGTTACTTTCGATGGACATCTACTAACCTTTGACGACAGAACTGGAATCGTTTATTCTATCGAGGAAAGTCAAATATATCCTTGGGTTATTTTAATGGACGGTAATGGAAAAAGTTCAAAAGGTAAGAAAatcaattcatatttaaaaagcgGAATGTGTAATCGTACCAATAATGACAGAAAAAATGGAGCTATTCGTACAAATTTTAACACATCGTCTCCTAGAGTTATACTATGCCATATccacttttagaaaatttgaaaccatTATTATTTGTAGGCTCGGTAATTACCCtactgatagaaatctcagagtatatgctaaagattctcaaggctctgagaagctctgagaaattcccCGCAGGcattcaggtagatatatttcaaggtccaggtagctcgtttaaatgttttgaaggctttaaaatatcctttccgaaattgaaataaaagtgCGATCATAAATATCAAGCAGAGAGGCTGacatttaaataagaattcgatcataaataccctaccgataaaaatctctgagttttctctagcgaaatagcctggctcATTTGAGACTACAAGCAGTACCGGGcgagcagagttatttacagtagttggccgccGCTAATCCGactttccctttttaaatttctcttcaaattattaacacttttctcaatttaatgaattttctcagtatacttatttataattataaacttatatgctaatattccattttctagtttaattaaaaaatgttgtcttttttggcgtatctcattgcatttacgagaaacgtcgtattaattccaattttaagcatttaaaaaaaagatacctATTTGAAATCAtggaaacccgtagattccgaattattatgttttaggctgttaattattacaccattaagcgatttccctttcggagtaggcgtgactcactcgctaggggaaaggagtagtgtgtggaagggatagagaattttcagattgatccagaattctcgtgttatttatgtaaataacacgttctttccgcaacactgctccgacccaggttgctgatcaatctctccagcaatcaccccaagtgaagaattatagaattatgtattgccattttagctttatttgatatatttttacttctgataaggggacctgctctaccaataaccttcttaccttcgtttatgcgtctatctaactcctcatctatcttcccgtccctagtaaataagctaccaaggtatacgaatttatcaacttgttcaattctctcatcatttaataaaatattgcatagtattttctcactcttttcgtCGAAAAGAGTCACTCTTAaatacttgtccataaataatataaataaccatgaagacataacgcatccttgtctgactctttgaataatatcgaaacattcactcaatttcccattcactcttacactcgctttgctacctgtatatattgtttttatagcctgtaggagccatccattgactccatactctttcaggacttccgaaagtttacttctatctaccttgtcaaaagctttttctaggccaacaaatgcacagaaaactttttttttcctactcttaaacttttttctgttatttgccttaagctaaatatttgatccgtacatgaccttcttggcataaacccactttggacctcccaaatctttgcttctgttattttcattatcctgtgaataattatttttgagtatattttaattacggtacttaataagctaatccctctgtaattattgcagtcgcttttatctccctttctcttgtatattggtacgatgatcgcttttttccaatcatctgggacgtctcccatctcgaaacataaatttatcaattcgcacagtctattgggtatgcactcgccaccgtgtttaagcatttcagcgttaataccatctaccctggcagccttaccgttttcaaagctcttaattatatccctaacctcagtggcacagattttctcaattgagttttctatcgcatcgtgttcaacattgcagttgtggtgtcctatagctttatctccgaaatgtctcctaaaatagtctctgaaagcctctagtattccgtctgcatcatataccatccccccccccctactatttctcatgttgacaaattctgtactattgtttcctttcatttttttataaaatagtttcttgcttccttcaaagtcgttttgtatttttatctcttcttctgctctaattgtatccttacgttccttaactaatcgtttgagtatcctgtttttgtGTCTATAATCCTTTCTatatctatttctttcctcattgctaagacccgcgatgttcaaagttctgttatatgtttttttctttgctttttgggcagcctgaatttcatcattccaccacgcatcaccagacattcttcctacaat
It encodes:
- the LOC117171592 gene encoding soluble calcium-activated nucleotidase 1, translated to MLKRDWKKSLRTPHIYKVGNNTFRIQKQLIVFIVIFAGLTFIYICPSMYHAICFHPVDSSVPLCRFYKYNKTYPITRPVETTNGVNYKIAIISDLDERSKNLQKKDVWYSILKTGHLLWVPLTNTLSVTWDNQDVILSSSLAMGGRGMEFSELVTFDGHLLTFDDRTGIVYSIEESQIYPWVILMDGNGKSSKGFKSEWATVKDEQLYVGSMGKEWTTSSGQFQHNNPQWIKIISPRGETHTMNWIYNYKKLRKAINIEFPGYMIHESGIWSSEHESWFFLPRRCSIQRYNETLDETMSCNVLLKADENFKDIQVTNIGTLTPTRGFSSFKFLPGSNEKIIIALKSEEYQGRMSTYIVAFTTDGDILMPEMKVANEKFEGFEFI